A genomic segment from Myxococcota bacterium encodes:
- the ligA gene encoding NAD-dependent DNA ligase LigA, whose product MRERMDELARAIERANRLYYLEDAPELDDAEYDALFRELQSLEERHPALASPASPTRRVGAPPADGFAQAPHRGPMLSLDNAMDTDALRAFDERVRRMLGREATALDYVCEPKLDGAGVELVYEEGRLVQGLTRGDGRVGEDVTVALRHVWSVPLALDASARPAPPVASVRGEIVLPRERFQRLNRHREDEGLEPFVNPRNAAAGSLRQLHDVDVRRLRSLEFRAYHLAEGVPPGATTQWEILEALRAWGFVVSPESTRCAGIDAVVAAHEALLARRDALPVEADGSVVKVDRLGLQDELGSLSRSPRWAIAVKFPPQQAQTTVLAIDVQVGRTGALTPVAKVEPVFVGGVTVSNVSLHNQDEIDRKDVRVGDVVVIQRAGDVIPQLVRVLPERRARRLARFRLPDACPACGGAAVRLEDEVVTRCTNPDCPAQLKNRITHLAARDALDVDGLGEEIVDQLVDKGIVTRVSDVFALDAPTLEALDRMGAKSAANLVASLERSRATTLARLLVALGIRHVGTTIAELLARRFGDLDPLAAATADELEAIDGVGPTIAASVARYFADARHRAEVDRLVELGVRWEKEAPRAAAADGLLAGRTFVLTGALSIPRDEAKARIEAAGGRVTGSVSKKTHFVVVGEDPGSKAAKAAELGVAVLDEAGLERVLREGPPPEPPSDDDALEPKRKAKGKAKGKAKAGAKKEAGAEDAGERAGDEDADASPA is encoded by the coding sequence GTGCGCGAACGCATGGACGAGCTCGCGCGCGCGATCGAGCGCGCGAACCGCCTCTACTACCTCGAGGACGCGCCCGAGCTCGACGACGCCGAGTACGACGCGCTCTTCCGCGAGCTGCAGTCGCTCGAGGAGCGCCACCCGGCGCTCGCGTCGCCGGCCTCGCCCACGCGCCGCGTCGGCGCGCCGCCCGCCGACGGCTTCGCGCAGGCGCCGCACCGCGGCCCGATGCTCTCGCTCGACAACGCGATGGACACCGACGCGCTGCGCGCCTTCGACGAGCGCGTGCGCCGCATGCTCGGCCGCGAGGCGACGGCGCTCGACTACGTCTGCGAGCCCAAGCTCGACGGCGCCGGCGTCGAGCTCGTGTACGAGGAGGGCCGGCTCGTCCAGGGTCTGACGCGCGGCGACGGCCGCGTCGGCGAGGACGTGACGGTCGCGCTCCGCCACGTGTGGAGCGTGCCGCTCGCGCTCGACGCGAGCGCGCGGCCCGCGCCGCCGGTCGCGTCCGTGCGCGGCGAGATCGTGCTCCCCCGAGAGCGCTTCCAGCGGCTCAACCGCCACCGCGAGGACGAGGGCCTCGAGCCGTTCGTGAACCCGCGCAACGCGGCCGCGGGGTCGCTCCGCCAGCTGCACGACGTCGACGTCCGCCGGCTGCGCTCGCTCGAGTTCCGCGCGTACCACCTGGCCGAGGGCGTTCCTCCGGGCGCGACCACGCAGTGGGAGATCCTCGAGGCGCTGCGCGCCTGGGGCTTCGTCGTGAGCCCGGAATCGACGCGCTGCGCGGGCATCGACGCCGTCGTCGCCGCGCACGAGGCCCTGCTCGCGCGCCGCGACGCGCTTCCCGTCGAGGCGGACGGCAGCGTCGTCAAGGTCGACCGGCTCGGGCTGCAGGACGAGCTCGGGTCGCTCTCGCGCTCGCCGCGCTGGGCGATCGCCGTGAAGTTCCCACCGCAGCAGGCGCAGACGACGGTGCTCGCGATCGACGTGCAGGTCGGACGCACGGGCGCGCTGACGCCCGTCGCGAAGGTCGAGCCCGTCTTCGTCGGCGGCGTCACCGTCTCGAACGTCTCGCTCCACAACCAGGACGAGATCGACCGCAAGGACGTGCGCGTCGGCGACGTCGTCGTCATCCAGCGCGCCGGCGACGTGATCCCGCAGCTCGTGCGCGTCCTGCCCGAGCGGCGCGCGCGACGGCTCGCTCGCTTCCGGCTCCCCGACGCCTGCCCCGCCTGTGGCGGCGCCGCCGTGCGGCTCGAGGACGAGGTCGTCACGCGCTGCACGAATCCCGACTGCCCGGCGCAGCTCAAGAACCGCATCACCCATCTCGCCGCGCGCGACGCGCTCGACGTCGACGGGCTCGGCGAGGAGATCGTCGACCAGCTCGTCGACAAGGGCATCGTGACGCGCGTGTCCGACGTCTTCGCGCTCGACGCGCCGACGCTCGAGGCGCTCGACCGGATGGGCGCGAAGAGCGCGGCGAACCTCGTCGCGAGTCTCGAACGCTCGCGCGCGACGACGCTCGCGCGCCTGCTCGTCGCGCTCGGCATCCGCCACGTCGGTACGACGATCGCCGAGCTGCTCGCGCGCCGCTTCGGCGACCTCGACCCGCTCGCGGCGGCGACGGCGGACGAGCTCGAGGCGATCGACGGCGTCGGCCCGACGATCGCGGCCAGCGTCGCTCGTTATTTCGCGGACGCGCGTCACCGCGCGGAGGTCGACCGCCTCGTCGAGCTGGGCGTGCGCTGGGAGAAGGAGGCGCCGCGCGCCGCCGCGGCCGACGGCCTGCTCGCCGGGCGCACGTTCGTCCTGACGGGCGCGCTCTCGATCCCCCGCGACGAGGCGAAGGCGCGCATCGAGGCGGCGGGCGGGCGCGTGACGGGCTCCGTCTCGAAGAAGACGCACTTCGTCGTGGTCGGCGAGGATCCGGGCAGCAAGGCGGCGAAGGCCGCCGAGCTCGGCGTCGCCGTCCTCGACGAGGCCGGGCTCGAGCGCGTCCTGCGCGAGGGGCCGCCGCCCGAGCCGCCCAGCGACGACGACGCGCTCGAGCCGAAGCGGAAGGCGAAGGGCAAGGCGAAGGGCAAGGCGAAGGCGGGTGCAAAAAAAGAGGCGGGTGCGGAGGACGCCGGCGAGCGAGCAGGCGACGAGGACGCCGACGCGAGCCCGGCCTAA
- a CDS encoding HAMP domain-containing sensor histidine kinase: MRGDADPESSARAAEAAAVDADATAAVAPAAELARVREELVALRARHTALVGEQTDLLAVVCHELRTPITVITGFARLLASERFGELNPKQAHFVDECRKACARLDAFVEDLLRAARDERAADACALEDASLVALFRDVLTYLEPVLADARVAVALRVDPDAEWARFDRARLEQVVVNLLGNALRHAGEGGEVRVRARRVAADCAAADVADCEGPSAAPHAIEVSVEDDGPGVAPEDRERIFEPWVRVGGSAAASAPAERTAARERTGRGLGLGLAICRRIVEGHGGRLALRSEPGAGACFTFTLPAALPKEP, encoded by the coding sequence GTGCGCGGCGATGCGGACCCGGAGAGCAGTGCGCGCGCGGCGGAGGCCGCCGCCGTCGATGCCGATGCGACGGCTGCCGTCGCTCCCGCGGCCGAGCTCGCGCGCGTGCGCGAAGAGCTCGTCGCGCTCCGCGCGCGCCACACTGCACTCGTCGGCGAGCAGACCGACCTCCTCGCCGTCGTCTGCCACGAGCTGCGCACGCCCATCACCGTCATCACCGGCTTCGCGCGGCTGCTCGCCTCGGAGCGCTTCGGCGAGCTCAACCCGAAGCAGGCGCACTTCGTCGACGAGTGTCGCAAGGCGTGTGCGCGGCTCGACGCGTTCGTCGAGGATCTGCTGCGCGCCGCGCGCGACGAGCGGGCCGCGGATGCGTGCGCGCTCGAGGACGCGTCGCTGGTCGCGCTCTTCCGCGACGTCCTCACCTATCTCGAGCCGGTGCTCGCCGACGCCCGGGTCGCGGTGGCCCTGCGCGTCGACCCGGACGCCGAGTGGGCGCGCTTCGACCGCGCGCGCCTCGAGCAGGTGGTGGTCAACCTGCTCGGGAACGCGCTCCGCCACGCGGGGGAGGGCGGCGAGGTGCGCGTGCGCGCGCGCCGCGTCGCGGCGGACTGCGCGGCGGCCGACGTGGCGGACTGCGAGGGACCCAGCGCCGCGCCGCACGCGATCGAGGTGAGTGTCGAGGACGATGGTCCGGGCGTCGCGCCCGAGGACCGCGAGCGCATCTTCGAGCCGTGGGTGCGAGTCGGTGGCTCCGCCGCGGCGTCCGCGCCGGCCGAGCGAACGGCCGCGCGCGAGCGCACGGGTCGCGGGCTCGGCCTCGGTCTCGCGATCTGCCGGCGCATCGTCGAGGGCCACGGCGGGCGCCTCGCGCTGCGCTCCGAGCCCGGCGCCGGCGCGTGTTTCACGTTCACACTGCCGGCGGCGCTGCCGAAGGAGCCCTGA